Below is a window of Musa acuminata AAA Group cultivar baxijiao unplaced genomic scaffold, Cavendish_Baxijiao_AAA HiC_scaffold_1139, whole genome shotgun sequence DNA.
ATAGTGTTTCAATTGcacattttaaatttattttactacTAGAAGCTTACAAATATAAACAAATTTATAGTGCATTATAATTAAATTTCATGATCTTTATTTTGCACTTATATTAAGAAATCTTTACAAAGAAGAAACAATAATCATGCTTGGaagtgattaaaaagtaatgagaATGCTCACACTTtatcataatataaaatattgagTCATGTCTAAGAAAACTAAAAACATGATTCAATATGTCAATGTCAACCATGATGCATTTTAATGTCATCATCAACTACCTAAAAGCTATGTGCATGACACAATCATGAATTTTACGAGTTCACTGCTAATGTAATTCTATAGGGGTAAAACTATCGTATCATATCTAACTAACTAACGATCTACGATTCCTCCTTTAGATTATATGAACTCCAAATTAGATTATCTCAAAATCTTTTGATCTAACATCATTTTATCCTAAAATGAACACAGAATAAGATTGGATTTGTCTTTTCTATTGGTCATGAGAGAAGTTTGAAGTCAATGAGATGAAATCTGCCTCCAAAACATCACCGTACTGTTCGGATTTAACGGCGATGAAATCTTTCTTGCTATATCAGTAGCCAACCAAACAATAATAATACAATGTCTCTGGCAGCCTTCTTCCGTGGGCCCCACCCTTCTCCTTTCGTTTCAGTATAtactcccctccctctctctctctctctccctctcgcgACAGCCAAACCAATcaacgagagagagagggagagcgagGAAAAAGGCCAATGAGGTTCTCTTCCCTGTCCTTGCTTGCTCGTTCCTCgggctcttcctcttcctcctctcggaTATGCTTGCTGCTGCTGGTGGCGGGCTtagcagcggtagcggcggcttCTTGCTCGCCAGCGGAGCAGCAGGAACAGGACAGGGTGGCCCGCCTCCCCGGCCAGCCCCGCGTTGACTTCGCCCAGTACTCCGGCTACGTCACCGTCGACGCCCGCGCCGGCCGCGCTCTCTTCTACTGGCTCGTGGAGGCGCCGCCTTCCGCTCAGCCCGCGCCCCTCGTCCTCTGGCTCAACGGCGGCCCCGGGTGCTCCTCCATCGCCTACGGCGCATCCGAGGAACTCGGCCCCTTCCGGATCGATTCCGACGGGAAGACCCTCTACCTGAATCCCTACGCTTGGAACACCGGTggcttctccctcaaagattcGACTTTTATGCATCTTCGTGGTGTGTGTGCTCGTAAAAATCCTTCCTTTACCAACTTTTCCGATTGAATTTGGTGTCGGCAGTGGCGAACGTGCTGTTCTTGGACTCGCCTGCAGGCGTTGGCTTCTCGTACACTAATACTTCCTCTGATCTCCACACTTCTGGAGACCACAGAACAGGTTAGATTACTAGTTTTCTGTAAGAAAAATTTTTCGGTTTCAaataattcttcttcttcttcttcttcttcttcttcttctagctgTGGATGCATATAATTTCCTGGTGAAATGGTTCGAGAGGTTTCCTCAGTATAAACATCGCGAATTCTACATAGCTGGAGAGAGCTATGCAGGTCTCATAAGATTAATCACCGGCTTAATTCTTCTGTCATATATTCTTCTTGTTTCGAATCAATACGTTCACACCCAAATTTGATTCATCCCTTTCGACACAGGGCATTATGTTCCTCAGCTGTCCCAGCTTGTGTACAGAAAGAAGGTCGGCGTTGAGAATGCGACCATTAATTTCAGGGGATTCCTGGTAAGTTGTGCAACCTTTCTGCAATCAAATTCCTTATCAGGTCGAATTCTGTATCGATCCCTCTTTAGTTCGCATGATGTTTGACTAATTCTCGTGCATTTCCCTTCTTCTTTATTGGCTCGTTCAACACTAAATCTGACTTAACGTAAAAGCTCATAAATATGTAAGGATTGATGTGTGAATTCTACTCTAATGCAGGTAGGCAATGCAGTGACCGATGATTACCACGATTATGTTGGAACCTTCGAGTACTGGTGGACTCATGGCCTCATCTCGGATGCCACCTACCGAATTCTGAGGGTCCGCTGCGACTACCAAGCCTCCGAACACCCTTCAGATGCATGCGTAAACGCCCTCGACACCGCAGACTCAGAGATGGGGAACATCGACCCTTACAGCATCTACACGCTTCCTTGCAACGATCATCCCCGATCTCTCAAGCGCAATCTAAGGGGTCATTATGTGAGCAATCCGCTCCCGAGTAAACCGCAAATTTGACATCGATTGAATTCCCCGTGTTTCATCTTATGCTTCTTGTAATTTTGTCTTCCCAACTCAGCCTTGGATGTCCAGAGCTTACGATCCCTGCACAGAAAGGTATTCCAGGATTTACTACAACCGTGCCGATGTCCAAAGAGCGATGCATGCCAACGTTACTGGAATACCATATGGTTGGGATACATGCAGGTTTGTGTTGGAATGACTGTAAATTTACATGTAAGTTGAGATTCCACTGATCGTTCACCCGAAACGCATGACAGCGATACTATTAGTGAGAACTGGGGAGATTCACCCAAGTCCATGCTTCCTATTTACCGTGAACTCATTGCTGCCGGCCTAAGGATATGGGTTTTCAGGTACATTTGAGGAactctgtcttttttttttcccttatttTAAATACATAATATCTGAAAACTAAAATCCATTGGTTTTTTACATGATGAAATCTATCGCATATGATGAACAATATGTATATGATGAACTTTCACTATAAAGGAAACATGGACTTTTTCTTCATTCatcaaactgcatggtctatggTACACTGCCTGAAGCAAGAGTAGATATTAAATTTCACTGGAAAATGCTTCCGCAAATGAGATTGAATCAGATGCATGTCACTGAATTGTTCGATTCTGTTCAACCTGTGAAGGATGCCAGCTTCAGATCAACAGATGAACTAATTCTATTTCAGTTTCTAGAGACTGCTTCACAACCTCTATAAACAACACATTTGTTTTGCTTTGATGATAGAATTTTTGCTAATGTTCATCCTCTGATATCTATGGCTGTGCTGCACTTTGCGACAGTGGTGATACAGATGCTGTAGTCCCCTTAACTGCAACAAGATACTCGATTGATGCTCTCAGATTAAGAACCCTCGAGAAGTGGTACCCATGGTATGACCATGGGAAGGTCAGTCACAAGAATCCTCTCTCTGATGCTACTACTTGTTCACGTTCATGATGAAGCTTATCGGAGAACATTTCGGTGTCTTTTCGTGTTCGATGCATCCATTAGGTTGGTGGATGGAGTCAAATCTACAAAGGCCTAACCTATGTGACTGTTACGGGAGCCGGACATGAGGTCCCTCTTCATCGTCCCCGACAAGCTCTGATGCTCTTCGAGCATTTCTTGAAGAACAAACCCATGCCGGCGCAGCCATAAGAAGGTTGGCCAAAGCAGAAAGCTCAAAGAAAGCAACAAAGAATAAAGATGGAGGGCTGTTTGATTCTTGGTGGATACAATCTTCTTGTTTCGGCTTTCATTTATCTATACATAATTCGATATATTTTCgctgttattttttatttttattttagcagCCACTATACCATAGCATTAAAGGTTGCTAAGGGCTATGATCAAGCTTTATATGTTGTCTTCAACAGCAAGGAAATAAAGTTACGACACACGCAATTCATCATTAAATTGCCTCCTCAAGTGTTGGTGGTCATATTGATGGTTATTTACTGTAAGTTTCTATGCTaagtgatagggcatattttggccctAGATGAATTGTTAACCACGAATCCGACGCCACACGTCGTCAGAACCACAAGGTGTACGCCATATCAGGTTCAGTACCGATATACTATGTGACTTGACCACCCCGAGAGCTTGGGGCGGTACCATTTGATGCCGCTCAGACACCCCCAAAGATGCTATCTCGTCAGAAAAGTCATCCCGCCCTTGCGAAAGTCAGTGGCTACACTGAATCGAGGCGCAACCAACCCTCGCACATAGGTATAAAAACCCATGTCCGATACCCGGCCAGGAGAGAGAAAAAAACGAGGGCGGACtgaactgacttgctcgtcggaggggccaaagtcgggaagcacccgacgaaggccattttatAGGGAGGTGGGCACCCCCGAGTGACGGGCGTCTTTACCCTGGAGTCATCATCCAATACGCAGAGGAGGGTGGTCCGTCGACCCAAATCCCAACCAATGCCAGCTTGCACCCCTCTTCCCAAGGGCGTGCCCACGCCGCGAAGAAaagctgccaaccaccccgggGATGAGAGGATACAATTCCCCACAAACGACACTCAAGTCGGCAGGTCTTGGAGCGCCAACCCCCACCCACTCACGAGGGCTCAACCGACCTCGCCGGTCCGACCCTCGCCCGAGATGCTCAAGAGGCGCAGCCACCTCATCATCACACTTATTCCACCAGAAGTTCCCGACATCGGCCTGCGGACCTAACCGTGTTGACTCATCAACCAtggtacttttgttcactaacattttggcactagaaggagggccatgtcgctGGAACACCTGGCAAGAGCTTGCCCCGGGAGAGAACTCCCGACCTCCCTCCCTCCCACCAAACCAGAAAGTCAAGCCCTCCCCGGCCTTACGGACGGGAGGATACCGACTTCGATGCCAAATCGCTACTGGCGTCTGTTCAACGACCCGAGATTGTCGCCCTCGAGGCTTGCCCCGGGGCCCTTGGTCGTGACACTTGAGGCGTTCCTTAGCCTAACCAAGCAAGTGTAGGCTATGgcgggcatgatgcagacgctcaCCCCAATCATCCCTCAAATCGTGCGGTTGGCGACACCCCCGACCAATCTGACCCAGCAACCCCCGAATGGGGAGCAAGTCGGGATCGGAGAAGCCCAAGAGCAAGCGACGGACCCGAGGGGTCCTCCTGGGCAAAACACACCTGCACCCTGTCGAGTCACGCTATCTCATCTTGAGCCTAacaccatatcgtccgactcggTGGACAACTCGCTTAGAGCCCAGCTATCCTGGGTCAACCAACGCCTAGATGCATTCCAGCGCGAGCTTCGAAAATCGCAGAGCGAGTCCAGCGAGGGCGCCTCGGGCGGGTCTCCCTTCActcaggaagtacaggacaagccagtacccctcaacttcaggctgccgACACTAGAAACATATGACAGAGGCTTCGATCCCATGGAGCACGTCTCTATATTCCGggcccagatggccctctatggcacctccgatgcgcTGATGTGTCGAGCGTTTCCGACCACTCTGAGGGGGCCAGCGCGAACGTGGTTCAGCTGACTACCTCAAACCTCAGTctcgtccttcgaccagctcaCCGAGAAATTCGAGTAAAACTTCCTCACCAGCACGCGActcaggccttccatggccactctGCTCGCACTATCTCAGCGCGAGGAtgagtcgctctctcagttcATGGCATGGTTTGCCACCGAGATTCGGGGGTTTTTGGATGCTCAACCCTCTCTAATCTTGCAGGCCTTTTTGATGGGTctgaagccttcgaggttcttTTGGTCATTGATCGAGAAGCTACCAACGACCATCTTCGAAATGCTCCAACGCGCCAACCAGTACGTTGTCGCCGAGGCACTAGTGGCGGGGAGGCACGTAGAAGGCAAGAAGCCAAGGTTTGAATTGTCTCGGGGAATGACCTCGGCGGTTTCGACACCTCCCCGCCGTGGGCTCAGCTGATAAGAGCTATCGCTCCCAAGGCCCCCGCCTCTTCCCCTAAATGCATCCCGCACCaagatcttcctccaaatcaagGAGACGGGTCTCTTGCAGCAACCTCGTCCTATGAAGGCCGCCCGCATAGATCAATCCAAATATTGTAGGTTCCACCGAGACCACGGTCATGACACAGAGGACTGTCGCGACCTCCGGAATCAAATAGAGGCACTAATCCGGAGAGGCCACCTCGGATGCTACCTCAAATCCCAAGAGGCGACTCCACGCCCCAGGGGACCCACCGAGAGACAGATCGACGTCATTTCTGGCATGCCAGTAACTAGCGGCAGCATCACGACAACAAGAAAGGCCTACGCCCGCAGCACGATGGAGAAACATCCTCGGCCTGAGCACGAGCCTAAAATCACTTTTGGGGCAAGAGAGGTCGAGCGCTCCCACCATGATGAcgctttggtgatctccatccaAATCGCCAACGCTCGAGTTAAGAGGGTGATGGTTGACACCAGGAGTTCCGCCGACATTCTCTACTTCGATATCTTTAAGAGGCTCGACTTGACCAGGGGAGATCTCACCCCTGTGGCATCAGCACTTACAGGGTTCACGGGGGATTCCATCTCCCCATCGGGGAGGAACCGAGAGCGAAAACAATAATGACCACCTTTATGGTAGTCGACCTGCCCTCGGCCTACAATGTCATCCTTGGCCgcccaaccctcaacaagatcaAGGTGGTGGTCTCCACCTACCACAGAACCATCAAGTTCCTGACCTCGGCTAGGGTTGGGGAGGCCCGAAGTGACCCAGGGGAGTCGAGGCGATGCTACCTCACTGCGGTTACTCTCCCAGCAAAGACGCACCCAACTCCGGTTCCCGACCCCCGTGGAACACCCGTACCACGAGCGACGCTCGAGCCCCTGGTGCCACTTATTGAGGTACCCCTGAAGAGGAGTCGATCTGACCAGAATGTCAAGGTCGGGACTGCACTCCCCGAAGAAGACTAGCTCCACCTTGTTGATTTCCTGGGAAAGAACGTCGACATATTCACATGGTCCCCCAAAGAGATGCCCGAGATTGACCCAGAGATGGCGCAACACCGACTCAACATCAACCCCGAGGCACGGCCGGTAAAGCAAAGGCTAAGAAGGTTTGCCCCCAACCGGCAGAAAGTGATCGGAGATGAGGTTGATCGCCTTATAAAGGCCAGGTCTATCGCCAAGGTTAAATGCCCCCGGTGGttgtcgaatgtagtcctcgttaagaaGCCTAATAGAAGTTGGAGAATGTGTATTGATTATATCGATCTCAACCAGGCATATCCCAACGACTGCTATCCGCTCCCCATGATAGACCAATTAGTTGACGCCACCGCAGGTCATGAACGCCTTATGTTCCTGGATGCGttctcgggctacaaccaaatccggatgGCGACCCAAGACCAAGAAGACACTGCCTTCGTCACCAACCGGAGAGCGTATTGTTACAAGGTGATGCCCTTCGGCCTAAAGAACATTAGCGCAACTTACCAAAGAATGGTCGATAAACTTTTTAAGCACCAACTTGGGAGGAACATGGAGGTATACGTAGACAACATGATTGTAAAGAGCAGGGTTGCAATGACACATTTGGCCGACCTGGCAGAAACGTTTTAAACGCTCAGGCGGTTCAACATGCGTCTGAACCCAACGAAGTGTGTCTTCAAGGTCAGCTCAGGGAAGTTCCGCAGCTTTATCATTCACCAGTGGGGGATAGACACCAACCTAGAGAAGGTACGTGCCATTACCGAGATACACTCCCCTCGCTCGGTCAAAGAGGTACAACGACTAGCCGGGAGGTTGGCAGCGCTTAGCAGGTTCGTGTCGCGTTCAGGCGataagtgcctccccttcttctagGTTCTACGGCGGGCCGACAACTTACTTGGACCCCGGAGTGCGAGGAGGCCTTCGAAAAGCTGAAGGTGTGCCTCGCCCACTTGCCCcaactcgcctcacccgagccaaGCGAGACCCTCGGCCTCTACCTGGCGGTCTCAAGCCATCAGCTCGGTGTTAGTTCGAGAGGTACCATCGGCGCAGCAGCCAGTGCATTACATCATCCATATCCTCGAAGGGCCCGAGACGCGatactccctgatcgaagctagctCTCGCCCTTATCATGATGGCCCAGAAGTTGCagccctacttccaagcccacacgATCAAAGTGATCA
It encodes the following:
- the LOC135671394 gene encoding serine carboxypeptidase-like 27; protein product: MRFSSLSLLARSSGSSSSSSRICLLLLVAGLAAVAAASCSPAEQQEQDRVARLPGQPRVDFAQYSGYVTVDARAGRALFYWLVEAPPSAQPAPLVLWLNGGPGCSSIAYGASEELGPFRIDSDGKTLYLNPYAWNTVANVLFLDSPAGVGFSYTNTSSDLHTSGDHRTAVDAYNFLVKWFERFPQYKHREFYIAGESYAGHYVPQLSQLVYRKKVGVENATINFRGFLVGNAVTDDYHDYVGTFEYWWTHGLISDATYRILRVRCDYQASEHPSDACVNALDTADSEMGNIDPYSIYTLPCNDHPRSLKRNLRGHYPWMSRAYDPCTERYSRIYYNRADVQRAMHANVTGIPYGWDTCSDTISENWGDSPKSMLPIYRELIAAGLRIWVFSGDTDAVVPLTATRYSIDALRLRTLEKWYPWYDHGKVGGWSQIYKGLTYVTVTGAGHEVPLHRPRQALMLFEHFLKNKPMPAQP
- the LOC103974013 gene encoding uncharacterized protein LOC103974013, with the translated sequence MATLLALSQREDESLSQFMAWFATEIRGFLDAQPSLILQAFLMGLKPSRFFWSLIEKLPTTIFEMLQRANQYVVAEALVAGRHVEGKKPRFHRDHGHDTEDCRDLRNQIEALIRRGHLGCYLKSQEATPRPRGPTERQIDVISGMPVTSGSITTTRKAYARSTMEKHPRPEHEPKITFGAREVERSHHDDALVISIQIANARVKRVMVDTRSSADILYFDIFKRLDLTRGDLTPVASALTGFTGDSISPSGRNRERKQ